The genomic segment AACGGAGTTTACCCTGATTCATGGTGGTTGGGGGGCAGCAGATGCTATCATCGGAAAAGCAAACGAGAAGAGCGCAGTGATTCGCGACAGAATGAATCAAGGCTGGGTTGGCATTGTTCACGAGCGTCTGAAAAAGGTTGTGGAAGGCTAAATGTCTGCTTCAGCAGAAAAGGTTGATGTATTTCAAGCGATCGCTGATCCTACTCGTCGAGAAGTACTTCGCTTGCTAGCTGAAAAAGAATTGCCGATCTCAGCGATTACCTCTCATTTCCCCATAAGCCGAACTGCTGTGGTCAAGCATCTTCATATACTTGCGGATGCAGATTTGGTTACGGGACATAAGGTAGGTCGCGAGAGAATTTATCGGTTACATCCCGGTCCCCTGACCGAGGTAAAACAGTGGCTTTCCTTTTACGAGCAGTTCTGGAACAACAAGCTGT from the Brevibacillus brevis genome contains:
- a CDS encoding ArsR/SmtB family transcription factor, producing MSASAEKVDVFQAIADPTRREVLRLLAEKELPISAITSHFPISRTAVVKHLHILADADLVTGHKVGRERIYRLHPGPLTEVKQWLSFYEQFWNNKLSMLKHLVETDGDTELTVVQTEPHQPRK